A window of Acidimicrobiales bacterium contains these coding sequences:
- the dxr gene encoding 1-deoxy-D-xylulose-5-phosphate reductoisomerase, which produces MTTSVAVLGSSGSIGTQTLDIVRADPARYRVAALGVATSVDAVVAQAEEFRPEVVAVADESQAVELASRLPAGTELLVGDDAMAAAARHGDVVINGVVGFAGLPVTLAALVAGKRLGLANKESLIAAGPVVQRVWAASSGDLIPVDSEHCAVHQCLRANDVDGKVTSGDRVHEIVLTASGGPFRGRSRADLAEVTIDDALAHPTWLMGPKITIDSSTLMNKGLEVIEAHELFGVDYDRINVVVHPQSVVHSMVSYTDGATIAQLSMPDMRLCIGYALAFPDRLELPYGAIDWSDLSRLDFQPPDLEAFPCLRLCFEAGRAGETAPAWISAANEVAVDEFLKGRIRWVDIPEVLDASLQVWPGTNATDVDVVLDIDRHARVVAAELIEQRVHA; this is translated from the coding sequence ATGACCACGTCGGTTGCCGTTCTCGGCTCGTCCGGATCCATCGGCACCCAGACCCTCGACATCGTGCGGGCCGACCCGGCGCGCTATCGCGTGGCGGCCCTGGGTGTTGCCACGTCGGTCGATGCCGTGGTCGCGCAGGCCGAGGAGTTCCGGCCCGAGGTCGTGGCGGTGGCCGACGAGAGCCAGGCCGTCGAGCTCGCGTCACGGTTGCCCGCCGGCACCGAACTGTTGGTCGGCGACGATGCCATGGCCGCCGCGGCCCGACACGGCGATGTCGTGATCAACGGGGTCGTCGGGTTCGCCGGGCTCCCGGTCACGCTGGCGGCGCTCGTCGCCGGCAAGCGCCTCGGCCTCGCCAACAAGGAGTCGTTGATCGCGGCGGGTCCAGTCGTCCAGAGGGTCTGGGCTGCGTCGAGCGGTGATCTGATCCCCGTCGACAGCGAACACTGCGCGGTGCATCAGTGTCTTCGGGCCAACGACGTCGACGGCAAGGTCACGTCGGGCGATCGTGTCCACGAGATCGTCCTCACCGCGAGCGGCGGACCGTTCCGAGGTCGCAGCCGGGCCGATCTCGCCGAGGTGACCATCGACGATGCGTTGGCCCACCCGACCTGGTTGATGGGTCCGAAGATCACCATCGATTCGAGCACGCTGATGAACAAGGGCCTCGAGGTGATCGAGGCCCACGAGCTGTTCGGTGTCGACTACGACCGGATCAACGTGGTGGTTCATCCCCAGTCGGTCGTCCACTCGATGGTGAGCTACACCGACGGTGCGACCATCGCCCAGCTCTCCATGCCCGACATGCGTTTGTGCATCGGCTACGCATTGGCCTTTCCCGACCGATTGGAACTTCCCTACGGCGCGATCGACTGGTCCGACTTGTCCCGACTCGACTTCCAGCCCCCCGATCTCGAGGCGTTTCCCTGCCTGCGGCTCTGCTTCGAAGCGGGCCGGGCCGGCGAGACGGCGCCGGCGTGGATCAGCGCGGCCAACGAGGTCGCGGTCGACGAGTTTCTCAAGGGTCGCATCCGCTGGGTCGACATTCCCGAGGTGCTCGATGCGAGTCTTCAGGTCTGGCCGGGAACAAACGCGACCGATGTCGACGTTGTTCTCGACATCGACCGCCACGCACGGGTCGTCGCCGCCGAATTGATCGAGCAGAGGGTGCACGCATGA
- a CDS encoding phosphatidate cytidylyltransferase has protein sequence MSDQHSGFDSEDFRVVDGGDAIDDDVTPGRSVFGDDDDSFADDDAAVPHWSEPPTGAVPQVGGAAESVTFAPPEEPFFDEPADEEPRLAEANEDDMAAWADVASTPRWADEPEPMAPARPLTEDVGDTADDFFDFDDSKPSRSKTAEPSLGAALNATRGGGDTDRDLPVAVIVGVGLAALILAAMTVGPAAALAVVTLALGLAAVEFFNAVRIAGHQPAVLLGLAASVTMPLAVYWRGEQAMILVLVLSVIFGSLWYLTGVGNESAVRGLGTTLLGIVHIGLLGSFAALMLTTTVGGVDIGTGLLTAAVLVTVGYDVGALAIGKMMGRTPLSPASPNKTMEGLVGGMGVAVAIGVVMGILGKPAPFAGEVWGGGFGASLLLGIVAALAAPIGDLAVSQIKRDLGIKDMGSILPGHGGLLDRFDGLLFVLPATYYAALLLEVTVPG, from the coding sequence ATGAGTGACCAACACAGCGGTTTCGACAGCGAGGACTTTCGCGTGGTCGACGGTGGCGATGCGATCGACGACGATGTGACCCCCGGTCGGTCGGTGTTCGGCGATGACGACGACTCCTTCGCCGACGACGATGCGGCGGTGCCCCACTGGAGCGAGCCGCCCACGGGTGCGGTCCCACAGGTCGGCGGCGCAGCCGAGTCGGTGACCTTTGCTCCGCCGGAGGAGCCCTTCTTCGACGAACCCGCCGACGAGGAGCCGCGGCTGGCGGAAGCCAACGAGGACGACATGGCCGCCTGGGCCGACGTGGCGTCCACGCCGCGGTGGGCCGATGAGCCCGAACCCATGGCGCCGGCACGACCGCTCACCGAAGACGTCGGCGACACCGCCGACGACTTCTTCGATTTCGACGACAGCAAGCCGTCGCGCTCGAAGACGGCAGAGCCGTCGCTGGGTGCGGCGCTGAATGCCACCCGTGGTGGCGGCGACACCGACCGAGACCTGCCGGTGGCGGTCATCGTCGGTGTCGGACTCGCGGCGCTGATCCTGGCCGCGATGACCGTCGGCCCCGCAGCCGCGCTCGCCGTGGTCACGCTGGCGCTCGGGCTCGCGGCGGTCGAGTTCTTCAATGCGGTGCGCATCGCCGGACATCAGCCGGCCGTGCTGCTCGGACTGGCCGCGTCGGTCACCATGCCGCTCGCCGTCTACTGGCGTGGTGAGCAGGCGATGATCCTCGTCCTCGTCCTGTCCGTCATCTTCGGCTCGCTGTGGTATCTCACCGGTGTCGGCAACGAGTCGGCCGTGCGCGGTCTCGGCACCACGCTGCTCGGCATCGTCCACATCGGTCTGCTCGGCTCCTTCGCGGCGTTGATGCTCACGACCACCGTCGGGGGTGTCGACATCGGCACCGGCCTGCTCACGGCGGCTGTCCTGGTGACGGTCGGCTACGACGTCGGCGCGCTGGCGATCGGCAAGATGATGGGTCGCACGCCGCTGTCGCCGGCGAGCCCCAACAAGACCATGGAGGGCCTCGTCGGCGGCATGGGCGTCGCCGTCGCCATCGGTGTCGTCATGGGGATCCTCGGCAAGCCCGCCCCGTTCGCCGGCGAGGTGTGGGGTGGCGGCTTCGGTGCGTCCCTGCTGCTCGGCATCGTCGCGGCGCTGGCCGCGCCGATCGGTGATCTCGCCGTGTCACAGATCAAGCGCGACCTTGGCATCAAGGACATGGGATCGATCCTGCCGGGCCACGGCGGGCTGCTCGACCGATTCGACGGCTTGCTGTTCGTACTGCCGGCCACCTACTACGCCGCCCTGCTTCTCGAGGTCACGGTCCCCGGCTGA
- the frr gene encoding ribosome recycling factor yields the protein MIELVLEDAAEKMDGAVSHARSEFSTIRTGRASSALFERLTAEAYGVEMRLQELASFAVPEARMLVVTPHDVANLDVIERAIVNANMGLTPSNDGRIIRLAFPPLNEERRRDLARVVGGMAEEAKQRVNAVRRAARKDLDDLENDGGVSSDEIQRAEAQLDALKDARIAAIDEAQAHKEQELMEV from the coding sequence ATGATCGAGCTGGTGCTCGAAGACGCAGCCGAGAAGATGGACGGTGCGGTGAGCCATGCCCGCTCCGAGTTCTCCACGATCCGCACCGGTCGCGCCAGTTCCGCCCTGTTCGAGCGGCTGACCGCCGAGGCCTACGGTGTCGAGATGCGGCTCCAGGAGCTCGCGAGTTTCGCGGTGCCCGAGGCGCGCATGCTGGTCGTCACCCCGCACGACGTGGCCAACCTCGACGTGATCGAGCGGGCGATCGTCAATGCCAACATGGGTCTTACCCCGTCCAACGACGGGCGGATCATCCGGCTGGCGTTTCCGCCGCTCAACGAGGAACGCCGCCGGGACCTCGCCCGCGTGGTGGGCGGCATGGCCGAGGAAGCAAAGCAGCGAGTCAACGCAGTACGACGTGCCGCGCGCAAGGATCTCGACGATCTGGAGAATGACGGGGGAGTCTCCTCCGATGAGATCCAGCGAGCAGAAGCGCAGCTCGATGCGCTCAAGGATGCTCGAATCGCGGCGATCGATGAGGCGCAGGCCCACAAGGAACAGGAGCTGATGGAGGTCTGA
- the pyrH gene encoding UMP kinase: protein MSDVDDTSRGTQPAKWGRVLLKLSGEAFAGPQEYGIDGPTVRAIAEDIVAARSQFDVDIAVVVGGGNIWRGIQGSGAGMDRAQADYMGMLATVMNGLALQDTLEQMGQPTRVQSAIHMAQVAEPYIRRKATRHLEKGRIVIFAGGTGNPFFTTDTAASLRAVEIEADAVLKGTHGGTNGIYTADPRLDPNATKLDHVSYLDVLNRGLKVMDATAITLCMDNALPIVVFDLMGEGNFRSLLAGEAIGTLVDDEKGSS, encoded by the coding sequence GTGAGCGACGTCGACGACACTTCGCGGGGCACCCAACCGGCAAAGTGGGGTCGAGTGCTGCTGAAGCTCTCCGGGGAGGCCTTCGCCGGCCCCCAGGAGTACGGCATCGACGGGCCGACCGTTCGGGCGATCGCCGAGGACATCGTTGCGGCGCGGAGCCAGTTCGACGTCGACATCGCGGTGGTCGTCGGTGGCGGCAACATCTGGCGCGGTATCCAGGGTTCCGGTGCGGGCATGGACCGTGCCCAGGCCGACTACATGGGCATGCTGGCCACTGTCATGAACGGACTCGCGCTCCAGGACACCCTCGAACAGATGGGTCAGCCCACCCGGGTGCAGTCGGCGATCCACATGGCCCAGGTGGCCGAGCCCTACATCCGCCGCAAGGCCACCCGCCACCTCGAAAAGGGCCGCATCGTGATCTTCGCAGGCGGTACCGGCAACCCGTTCTTCACCACCGACACGGCTGCGTCGTTGCGTGCGGTCGAGATCGAGGCCGACGCCGTCCTGAAGGGCACCCACGGCGGAACCAACGGAATTTACACCGCCGACCCACGCCTCGACCCGAACGCGACCAAACTCGACCACGTGAGCTACCTGGACGTGCTGAACCGAGGCCTGAAGGTGATGGACGCGACCGCCATCACTCTCTGCATGGACAACGCCCTGCCCATCGTCGTGTTCGACCTGATGGGCGAGGGAAACTTCCGGTCCCTGCTCGCGGGAGAGGCGATCGGTACGCTCGTCGATGACGAGAAGGGGTCGTCGTGA
- the tsf gene encoding translation elongation factor Ts — MSISAKDVKALRDATGAGMMDAKKALTETDGDMEAATQLLREKGLAKAADRGDRENNEGTIALAVDGNTAALVQIKTETDFSAKNEAVTGLAQRLADAVLADGPGAVDANATEIEDLQVTIKENIAVGAVERIEAAEGNVVDTYLHVQDGRGVNAVVVEGNGVSQEDLHQVALHIAFAKPSYLSADEVPAEEAAKERESLLEITKAEGKPEQAWDKIVDGRMRGWLGERVLLEQGLHGDKTAVKDSLGGGSITRYVQVVIGS; from the coding sequence ATGTCGATTTCCGCCAAGGACGTCAAAGCCCTCCGCGACGCAACGGGCGCCGGAATGATGGACGCCAAGAAGGCGCTCACCGAGACCGACGGCGACATGGAAGCCGCCACCCAGCTCCTGCGGGAGAAGGGTCTGGCCAAGGCCGCCGATCGTGGCGACCGTGAGAACAACGAGGGCACCATCGCCCTCGCCGTCGACGGCAACACCGCCGCCCTCGTCCAGATCAAGACCGAGACCGATTTCTCGGCCAAGAACGAGGCGGTCACCGGTCTGGCGCAGCGCCTGGCCGACGCGGTGCTGGCCGACGGTCCCGGTGCGGTCGATGCCAATGCGACCGAGATCGAGGACCTCCAGGTCACGATCAAGGAGAACATCGCGGTCGGTGCGGTCGAACGCATCGAGGCTGCCGAGGGCAACGTCGTCGACACGTATCTCCACGTGCAGGACGGTCGCGGTGTCAACGCCGTGGTCGTCGAGGGCAACGGTGTGAGCCAGGAAGACCTCCACCAGGTCGCCCTTCACATCGCGTTCGCGAAGCCGTCGTATCTCAGCGCCGACGAGGTGCCTGCCGAAGAGGCGGCGAAGGAGCGGGAGTCACTGCTCGAGATCACCAAGGCCGAGGGCAAGCCCGAACAGGCATGGGACAAGATCGTCGACGGCCGCATGCGCGGGTGGCTCGGTGAGCGTGTTCTGCTCGAGCAGGGTCTCCACGGGGACAAGACCGCCGTGAAGGACAGTCTCGGCGGAGGGTCGATCACCCGCTACGTGCAGGTCGTGATCGGCTCCTGA
- the rpsB gene encoding 30S ribosomal protein S2 has product MAVISMKQLLEAGVHFGHQTRRWNPKMKRFIHGERSGIHIVDLHQTLNHLETSYVFVRDLVANGGTVLFIGTKKQAQDSIQSYAERCNMPYINERWLGGMLTNFQTISKRVGKMKDYMRMRDSGEFEAMPKKEALLINRELIKLERNLGGIRDMEKLPDAIFVLDTKKEHIAVTEARKIGVPIVAVVDTNCDPDLVDYAIPGNDDAIRAGQLMCRVISDAVQEGRFIRSKRQEKSGEAGAQRNALEEAEVAAQQEAARNEAAAQAAEREARVAAAASAEPEAPVEETAPVADAAAEETAPVAKAPEAPVEESLPQAGDEGTPEA; this is encoded by the coding sequence ATGGCAGTCATCTCCATGAAGCAGTTGTTGGAGGCCGGCGTTCACTTCGGCCACCAGACCCGTCGTTGGAACCCGAAGATGAAGCGGTTCATCCACGGCGAGCGGTCCGGCATCCACATCGTCGATCTTCACCAGACGCTCAACCACCTCGAGACGTCCTACGTGTTCGTCCGTGATCTCGTCGCCAACGGCGGCACCGTGCTCTTCATCGGCACCAAGAAGCAGGCCCAGGATTCCATCCAGTCCTATGCCGAGCGCTGCAACATGCCCTACATCAACGAGCGTTGGCTCGGCGGCATGCTCACCAACTTCCAGACCATCTCCAAGCGCGTGGGGAAGATGAAGGACTACATGCGCATGCGGGACTCGGGCGAGTTCGAGGCGATGCCCAAGAAGGAAGCCCTGCTCATCAATCGCGAACTCATCAAGCTCGAGCGCAACCTCGGCGGCATCCGCGACATGGAGAAGCTGCCCGACGCGATCTTCGTGCTCGACACGAAGAAGGAGCACATCGCCGTCACCGAGGCCCGCAAGATCGGTGTGCCGATCGTCGCCGTCGTCGACACCAACTGCGATCCCGACCTGGTCGACTACGCCATTCCCGGCAACGACGACGCGATCCGCGCCGGTCAGCTGATGTGCCGTGTCATCTCCGACGCGGTGCAGGAAGGCCGCTTCATCCGCTCCAAGCGCCAGGAGAAGTCGGGCGAGGCCGGTGCCCAGCGCAACGCCCTCGAGGAAGCCGAGGTCGCTGCCCAGCAGGAGGCCGCCCGCAACGAGGCGGCCGCCCAGGCCGCCGAGCGTGAGGCACGCGTGGCTGCGGCTGCGAGCGCCGAACCGGAAGCCCCGGTCGAGGAGACGGCCCCCGTCGCCGACGCCGCCGCCGAGGAAACCGCGCCCGTCGCAAAGGCCCCCGAGGCTCCTGTGGAAGAATCCCTCCCGCAGGCCGGCGACGAGGGTACGCCCGAGGCCTGA
- the whiG gene encoding RNA polymerase sigma factor WhiG yields MSDDASETERLWTDYKQTRAQDLRDKLIIQYSPLVKYVAGRVGVGLPRNVEQSDLVSFGVFGLIDAIEKFDPERGYKFETYAIARIKGAILDELRSIDWVPRSVRSKARTLERAMGKLEAEHHRSPTDGEVAAEMGVTQQQLQNTLSQISFVGVAALDEMLSGGERGESVTLGDTVADQGAGPMGVYEVEEMRQILAESINRMPEREKIVLTLYYYEGLTLAEIGRVLGVTESRVCQIHTKAVLQLRSRITAAEREPV; encoded by the coding sequence GTGAGCGACGACGCCTCCGAGACCGAACGCCTCTGGACCGACTACAAGCAGACTCGCGCCCAGGATCTCCGCGACAAGCTGATCATCCAGTACTCGCCGCTCGTCAAGTACGTGGCCGGACGAGTGGGCGTCGGCTTGCCCCGCAACGTCGAACAGTCCGATCTGGTCAGCTTCGGCGTTTTCGGACTGATCGACGCCATCGAGAAGTTCGACCCGGAGCGCGGCTACAAGTTCGAGACGTACGCGATCGCCCGCATCAAGGGAGCCATCCTCGACGAACTCCGCTCGATCGACTGGGTCCCCCGGTCGGTGCGATCGAAGGCTCGCACCCTCGAGCGGGCCATGGGCAAACTCGAAGCCGAGCATCATCGATCGCCCACCGACGGCGAGGTCGCCGCCGAGATGGGTGTGACCCAGCAGCAACTCCAGAACACGCTGAGCCAGATCTCGTTCGTCGGGGTCGCCGCGCTCGACGAGATGCTGTCGGGCGGTGAACGCGGCGAGTCCGTGACGCTGGGCGACACCGTCGCCGATCAGGGCGCGGGGCCCATGGGCGTCTACGAGGTCGAGGAGATGCGTCAGATCCTCGCCGAGTCGATCAACCGCATGCCCGAGCGCGAGAAGATCGTGCTCACCCTCTACTACTACGAGGGCCTCACCCTCGCCGAGATCGGTCGAGTCCTCGGGGTCACCGAGAGTCGTGTGTGTCAGATCCACACCAAGGCCGTGCTCCAGCTTCGCTCGCGGATCACTGCGGCCGAACGCGAACCGGTCTGA
- a CDS encoding tyrosine-type recombinase/integrase: protein MERWDLDEWLGSLTRVATSTRAVYRRDLRDAAVWLADLGRADPASVSRRDLRGYLAQLDREGYARRTIARKASVLRRYFHWAQRSGRIEHDPSASLSAPRGTATLPRVLTAAELDGLVDGGPRSDDRPEIELRDRAVVELLYGSGLRVSELCGLCRGDLSGPVGTISVWGKGDKQRRVPISEPAAAALAEWIADGRPALCNESSPDDRVFLNRRGKPLSPRDVRRLLDRRSPTPTHPHALRHTFATHLLDGGADLRAVQELLGHADLATTQIYTRVSRERMREVHRSTHPRA, encoded by the coding sequence ATGGAACGCTGGGACCTCGACGAGTGGTTGGGTTCGCTCACCCGCGTCGCGACGTCGACCCGTGCGGTCTATCGGCGGGACCTGCGAGACGCCGCGGTATGGCTTGCCGATCTCGGACGGGCCGATCCGGCGTCGGTTTCCCGACGAGACCTACGCGGCTATCTCGCACAACTCGACCGCGAGGGATACGCCCGCCGCACGATCGCTCGCAAGGCCTCAGTTCTCCGCCGCTACTTCCACTGGGCCCAGCGCAGCGGACGGATCGAGCACGACCCCAGCGCATCGCTGTCCGCGCCACGCGGAACGGCCACGCTGCCCCGGGTGCTGACCGCCGCCGAGCTCGACGGGCTCGTCGACGGTGGACCCCGCTCCGACGATCGACCCGAAATCGAATTGCGTGATCGTGCGGTGGTCGAACTGCTCTACGGCAGCGGTCTCCGTGTCAGCGAGCTCTGCGGTCTGTGCCGCGGCGATCTCTCGGGACCGGTCGGCACGATCTCCGTGTGGGGAAAGGGCGACAAGCAGCGCCGAGTACCGATCTCCGAGCCGGCCGCGGCTGCGCTGGCCGAGTGGATCGCCGACGGCAGGCCGGCACTCTGCAACGAGTCCTCGCCCGACGACCGGGTTTTCCTGAATCGGCGGGGAAAGCCGCTGTCGCCGAGGGATGTCCGGCGCCTTCTCGACCGACGGTCGCCCACACCGACCCATCCGCACGCCCTTCGTCACACCTTTGCCACTCATCTTTTGGACGGAGGTGCCGACTTGCGTGCTGTGCAGGAATTGTTGGGCCACGCGGATCTCGCCACCACTCAGATCTACACTCGGGTGAGCCGCGAGCGCATGCGTGAGGTCCACCGATCAACCCATCCCCGCGCCTAG
- a CDS encoding DNA-processing protein DprA, with protein sequence MSSAGEHAAALASLPGAGSARLGRLLESSSASAAWAKVQSGRVPVEIAPAAVRAEWRAAAVAVDLASVRASLQSAGVMATTWHDGEHPAQFTRDIDPAPIAFRRGALPDPALPHVAIVGTRRASAIGREIARDLGFGLATAGVVVVSGLALGIDGAAHRGALAAAGVAPVAVVGSGCDVPYPPANRELWAEVGHSGALLSEAPMGARPEPWRFPARNRLIVAMADLVVVVESRSAGGSLLTVDQAIRRGVDVMAVPGSLRNGAAAGTNRLLSDGCAPVLDVDDVTDALGLDRCGASIRRSGTRTAPSLSDAAATVLGAVDDGPTSIDQLASRAGVGAGEIFAVLAELELAGLIMHDGARVRRS encoded by the coding sequence ATGTCGTCGGCCGGTGAGCACGCAGCGGCGTTGGCATCGCTGCCCGGCGCCGGATCGGCGCGGCTCGGCCGCCTGCTCGAATCGTCGTCGGCATCGGCGGCATGGGCGAAGGTGCAGTCGGGTCGTGTGCCGGTCGAGATCGCGCCGGCTGCGGTTCGGGCCGAGTGGCGGGCCGCGGCGGTCGCGGTCGACCTGGCCTCGGTCCGGGCGTCGTTGCAGTCGGCCGGTGTCATGGCCACCACCTGGCACGACGGCGAGCATCCCGCCCAGTTCACCCGCGACATCGACCCGGCACCGATTGCCTTCCGGCGCGGTGCGCTGCCTGATCCGGCATTGCCCCACGTGGCCATCGTGGGCACTCGACGGGCGTCGGCGATCGGTCGGGAGATAGCCCGTGACCTGGGCTTCGGCCTCGCAACCGCCGGAGTGGTGGTCGTTTCCGGCTTGGCGTTGGGCATCGACGGGGCGGCCCATCGGGGCGCGCTCGCGGCGGCCGGCGTTGCGCCGGTGGCGGTCGTCGGGAGTGGATGTGATGTGCCGTACCCGCCGGCCAATCGCGAACTCTGGGCCGAGGTCGGTCATTCGGGTGCCCTGCTCAGCGAAGCACCGATGGGCGCCCGGCCCGAGCCGTGGCGGTTTCCCGCCCGCAACCGACTCATCGTGGCGATGGCCGATCTGGTCGTGGTCGTCGAGTCGCGTTCGGCCGGCGGATCATTGCTCACGGTCGACCAGGCCATCCGGCGCGGGGTCGACGTCATGGCGGTGCCCGGTTCGCTGCGCAACGGCGCAGCGGCGGGCACCAACCGTCTGCTGTCCGACGGATGTGCGCCGGTGCTCGATGTCGACGATGTCACCGACGCGCTCGGGCTCGACCGTTGCGGGGCGTCGATTCGGCGGTCCGGCACGCGAACGGCCCCGTCACTGAGCGATGCCGCGGCGACGGTGCTCGGCGCCGTCGACGACGGGCCCACGTCGATCGACCAGTTGGCGTCTCGAGCCGGCGTCGGTGCCGGCGAGATCTTCGCCGTGTTGGCCGAACTGGAGTTGGCGGGGTTGATCATGCACGACGGCGCACGGGTTCGGCGATCGTGA
- a CDS encoding YifB family Mg chelatase-like AAA ATPase, translating into MLATIPSSTLDGLDGARVSVEVHVANGLPGFTIVGLPDTSCREARDRVRAAIESSELTWPLQRVTVNLAPGGFRKVGAGLDLAIALGILGATDQIPIGQLAGLAAVGELGLDGSVRPVRGVLPMVDVLDEARVVVAAADARVAALGLAERCRPIRRLRDAVDALNEGLPWPHVELACDLDLPPLEPDLADVRGQDAARRALTVAAAGGHHLLLVGPPGAGKTMLARRITGLLPDLRAGAARQVTRVHSAAGLPLPPSGLVRRPPFRAPHHSASMPALVGGGSGHARPGEVSVASEGVLFLDELGEFAPSVLDALRQPLEEGVVRIARSGGTREHPARLLLVAAMNPCPCGEGGSVNCRCNPASRSRYASRVSGPLLDRLDIMVHVDRPSPFALLDAEPGESTAAVAARVAEVRRLAHERGAECNAELSRDQLDECAPLAPQALEMLHAAIKGGALSGRGAMRVRAVARTIADLDGGGTEIRACDIAGAIGMRARPPMGGDDVVGR; encoded by the coding sequence TTGCTTGCCACGATTCCGTCATCGACCCTCGATGGGCTCGATGGGGCACGCGTCTCGGTCGAAGTCCATGTCGCCAACGGTCTGCCCGGCTTCACGATCGTGGGTCTGCCCGACACCTCGTGCCGCGAGGCACGCGACCGCGTGCGCGCGGCCATCGAGTCGAGCGAGCTCACGTGGCCGCTCCAGCGGGTGACGGTCAATCTGGCGCCCGGCGGGTTCCGGAAGGTCGGTGCCGGGCTCGACCTCGCGATCGCGCTCGGCATCCTGGGTGCCACCGATCAGATTCCCATCGGGCAACTGGCTGGCCTTGCCGCGGTCGGCGAGCTCGGGCTCGACGGCAGCGTGCGGCCGGTCCGGGGTGTGCTCCCGATGGTCGACGTGCTCGACGAGGCCCGTGTGGTGGTTGCGGCAGCCGATGCCCGGGTAGCGGCGCTGGGACTCGCCGAGCGATGCCGCCCCATTCGTCGGTTGCGCGACGCGGTCGACGCACTGAACGAAGGGCTGCCGTGGCCCCACGTCGAACTGGCCTGCGATCTCGACCTCCCGCCGCTCGAACCCGATCTCGCCGACGTGCGCGGTCAGGACGCGGCTCGCCGTGCGCTCACGGTGGCCGCCGCCGGGGGACACCACCTCCTGCTGGTGGGACCGCCGGGCGCCGGCAAGACCATGCTGGCCCGTCGTATCACGGGTCTCCTGCCCGACCTGCGGGCCGGTGCGGCCCGCCAGGTCACGCGGGTCCACAGCGCAGCCGGTCTTCCGTTGCCACCGTCAGGGCTGGTCCGGCGGCCACCGTTTCGGGCACCCCATCACTCCGCATCGATGCCGGCCCTCGTCGGTGGCGGGTCCGGTCACGCCCGACCCGGGGAGGTGAGCGTGGCCAGCGAGGGTGTGCTGTTCCTCGATGAGCTGGGCGAGTTCGCGCCGAGTGTGCTCGACGCGCTTCGCCAGCCCCTCGAGGAGGGAGTCGTCCGGATCGCTCGTTCCGGTGGCACGCGCGAACACCCGGCCCGGCTCCTGCTGGTCGCCGCCATGAACCCGTGTCCTTGCGGCGAAGGAGGCAGCGTCAACTGCCGCTGCAATCCGGCATCGCGCTCCCGCTACGCCTCGCGGGTCTCGGGCCCGCTGCTCGATCGACTCGACATCATGGTCCACGTCGATCGGCCCTCACCGTTCGCGTTGCTCGACGCCGAACCCGGCGAGTCGACCGCCGCCGTTGCCGCTCGGGTTGCCGAGGTGCGACGCCTCGCCCACGAGCGGGGGGCCGAGTGCAACGCCGAACTCAGCCGGGACCAGCTCGACGAGTGTGCGCCGCTGGCCCCACAGGCGCTCGAGATGCTGCACGCGGCGATCAAGGGCGGTGCGCTCAGCGGTCGCGGCGCGATGCGAGTGCGCGCCGTCGCCCGCACCATCGCCGACCTCGACGGCGGCGGCACCGAGATCCGTGCCTGCGACATCGCCGGTGCGATCGGCATGCGAGCTCGCCCGCCGATGGGAGGCGACGATGTCGTCGGCCGGTGA
- a CDS encoding cytochrome c: MRTPTPLRGLLAAGLTLVLFLGGCAEDPPAVPLGPDGEPDDVLALGRDVFGSRCSSCHGSSGGGGTGARLAGEVVEKFPDPADQVAVVRDGRQGMPSFGGTLTEAEIEAVVRYTREVLK, from the coding sequence ATGCGGACCCCCACCCCCCTCCGGGGACTTCTCGCCGCCGGTCTCACCCTGGTGCTGTTCCTCGGCGGGTGTGCCGAAGACCCGCCGGCCGTGCCGCTGGGCCCCGACGGCGAGCCCGACGACGTCCTCGCCCTCGGTCGTGACGTCTTCGGGTCGCGTTGCAGCAGTTGCCATGGTTCGTCGGGTGGCGGGGGTACGGGTGCGCGGCTCGCGGGCGAGGTCGTCGAGAAATTCCCGGATCCGGCGGACCAGGTCGCCGTCGTACGCGACGGTCGGCAGGGCATGCCGAGTTTCGGCGGGACACTCACCGAGGCCGAGATCGAGGCCGTTGTTCGCTACACCCGCGAGGTCTTGAAGTAG